The Lactuca sativa cultivar Salinas chromosome 2, Lsat_Salinas_v11, whole genome shotgun sequence genome includes a window with the following:
- the LOC111901273 gene encoding uncharacterized protein LOC111901273, whose product MEPSDIESVLHFFRKNHLSVSESALIDDIFEKSQVGSSDFHNFLFPPSLPPLKIPAARCLPPPLKPAEDLATSDASSDQEFISLGSSTTDLCSSEFTNPYGIRIPTGANSHASSDRLSQFGTARDYHEFDMQNDLNWYKEKDEDYAMPMPSCFDHSDPFGRPTEDKYVTTLDQNNQNENLERVLDPLLDPLEKTNRLHKVWPTSIGYLKEGIEVTEYYEPDTKSTTLCSALKGIDLNDFHDFVGDSKRTHDFQDNTGEKDFDFNVNSDGAFDGEIQEFCDRDSAKVEEGEAIATNEDEYEVFDLRIIHRKNRTGFEENKDLPIVLNSVIGSRYVVTEYLGSAAFSKVVQARDLQTGVDVCLKIIKNEKDFFDQSLDEIKLLKLVNKHDPADERHILRLYDYFYFHEHLIIVSELLRANLYEFQKFNRDSGGEPYFTMTRLQVITKQCLEALEYLHGLGIIHCDLKPENILIKSYSRCEIKIIDLGSSCFQNDKLSLYVQSRSYRAPEVIIGLPYDQRVDLWSLGCILAELSSGDVLFPNDTLVFLLAKVIGMIGPIDSDMLMRGQETSKYFTNEFDLYRINEETKQQEYIIPQETSLEEQIQVSDTLFIDFISDLLEINPKRRPTATEALKHHWLSFPYET is encoded by the exons ATGGAACCCTCTGACATCGAATCCGTACTCCATTTCTTCAGAAAAAATCATCTTTCAGTCTCTGAATCCGCACTCATCGACGACATATTTGAGAAATCCCAGGTGGGTTCTTCCGATTTCCACAATTTTCTCTTTCCCCCATCACTTCCACCTCTCAAGATTCCCGCTGCTCGCTGTCTTCCTCCGCCACTGAAACCGGCGGAAGATCTTGCAACCTCCGATGCTTCTTCTGATCAAGAGTTCATCAGCTTGGGTTCTTCCACCACTGATTTATGCTCCTCAG AATTCACAAACCCATATGGGATCAGGATTCCGACAGGGGCAAACTCTCACGCTTCATCAGATAGATTGTCTCAATTTGGTACAGCTCGTGATTACCATGAATTTGACATGCAAAATGACTTAAATTGGTATAAAGAGAAAGACGAAGACTACGCTATGCCTATGCCATCTTGCTTTGACCACTCAGATCCTTTCGGTCGTCCGACTGAGGACAAATACGTAACAACTTTAGATCAAAATAACCAAAACGAGAATCTTGAAAGGGTTCTTGATCCCTTATTAGACCCATTAGAGAAAACTAATCGTCTTCATAAAGTATGGCCTACCTCCATCGGGTATTTGAAAGAGGGCATCGAAGTCACAGAATATTACGAGCCTGACACAAAATCCACCACTTTATGTAGCGCTTTAAAAGGAATCGATTTGAATGATTTTCACGATTTTGTTGGGGATTCTAAAAGAACCCATGACTTTCAAGATAATACGGGTGAGAAAGATTTTGACTTTAACGTAAACAGTGATGGTGCTTTTGATGGAGAAATCCAAGAATTTTGTGATCGGGATTCTGCTAAAGTGGAAGAAGGAGAAGCCATTGCCACAAATGAAGACgaatatgaagtgtttgatttgaGAATTATACACCGGAAAAACAG GACTGGTTTTGAAGAGAACAAGGATCTACCGATTGTTTTAAACAGTGTGATTGGGAGTCGATATGTTGTTACAGAGTATCTTGGTTCGGCTGCATTCAGTAAAGTCGTTCAGGCACGTGATCTCCAGACAGGGGTTGATGTTTGTTTAAAGAttataaaaaacgaaaaagattTCTTTGATCAAAGCTTAGATGAAATCAAGCTTTTGAAGCTTGTAAACAAGCATGATCCTGCAGATGAACGCCACATTTTACGGCTTTATGATTATTTCTATTTTCAT GAACATCTCATCATTGTTAGCGAATTGCTACGTGCCAATTTATATGAATTCCAAAAATTCAATCGAGATTCGGGTGGGGAGCCTTATTTCACAATGACGAGGCTACAG GTGATAACAAAGCAATGTTTGGAAGCTTTGGAATACTTGCATGGACTTGGAATTATACATTGTGATTTAAAACCCGAGAACATTCTCATCAAAAGCTATAGCAGATGTGAGATCAAGATTATCGATCTTGGAAGCAGTTGTTTTCAAAACGATAAATTGTCATTATATGTGCAATCTCGTTCTTATAGGGCACCTGAAGTCATAATCGGTCTTCCATATGACCAGAGAGTTGACTTATGGTCTCTTGGTTGTATCCTGGCTGAATTATCATCTGGGGAT GTACTGTTTCCAAACGATACCCTTGTGTTCTTGCTTGCAAAAGTGATTGGAATGATCGGACCGATTGATAGTGATATGCTAATGAGGGGACAAGAAACAAGCAAGTATTTCACAAACGAGTTTGATCTTTATCGCATAAACGAG GAAACGAAGCAACAGGAATACATAATTCCACAAGAAACATCATTAGAGGAACAGATACAAGTTTCTGATACATTATTCATCGATTTTATTAGCGACTTACTTGAGATCAATCCAAAAAGGCGGCCAACAGCTACAGAAGCCTTGAAACATCATTGGCTCTCGTTTCCCTACGAGAcatga